One genomic window of Comamonas serinivorans includes the following:
- a CDS encoding amidase — MLDLADWSVHELTQAYAAHQLSPVAVMQAVLQRADALEPQLHALWLLRPDAALAAARASEARWLRGEPLGPLDGVPVTLKDNIATQGDPTPLGTRATPDVPAAHDAPPAARLREAGAIAFAKTTMPDWGMLSSGLSTYHALARNPWDLSRGPGGSSSGAGAAAAAGYGPLHIGTDIGGSIRLPGTWCGVVGFKPSLGRVPIDPPFMGRCAGPLTRTVADAAAAMAVLSLPDRRDSMGLPAQDLPWIACTAQPEANLGWLRGKRIGLWLEAGCGLPLDPEVRAATEDAARRLAAAGAHIEPVAPLMTPAMLAGMDRFWRMRSLQDVQALSPAQREALLPYILTWAESARELTGAEVYQAWLQNHLMRQASVQAMAGLDFIVSPTAPITAFAAELPTPTNDPLRGLEHIGFTLPFNMGEQPAVSVNAGYSRAGLPIGLQIAGQRFDDLGVLRLAQAFELLREPQRPWPMA; from the coding sequence CTGCTGGACCTGGCCGACTGGTCGGTGCACGAGCTGACCCAGGCCTATGCCGCGCACCAGCTTTCTCCCGTGGCAGTGATGCAGGCCGTGCTGCAACGCGCCGACGCCCTGGAGCCGCAGCTGCACGCGCTGTGGCTGCTGCGCCCGGACGCCGCGCTGGCGGCCGCGCGCGCCAGCGAAGCGCGCTGGCTGCGCGGTGAACCGCTGGGCCCGCTCGACGGCGTGCCGGTCACCCTCAAGGACAACATCGCCACCCAGGGCGACCCCACCCCCCTGGGCACGCGGGCCACGCCCGATGTGCCCGCCGCGCACGACGCGCCCCCGGCCGCCCGCCTGCGCGAGGCCGGCGCCATTGCTTTCGCCAAGACCACCATGCCCGACTGGGGCATGCTGTCGTCGGGCCTGTCCACCTACCACGCGCTGGCGCGCAACCCCTGGGACCTGAGCCGTGGCCCGGGCGGGTCGAGCAGCGGCGCCGGGGCCGCGGCGGCCGCGGGCTACGGGCCGCTGCACATCGGCACCGACATCGGCGGCTCGATCCGCCTGCCCGGCACCTGGTGCGGGGTGGTCGGCTTCAAGCCCAGCCTGGGCCGCGTGCCCATCGATCCGCCTTTCATGGGCCGCTGTGCCGGCCCCCTCACGCGCACGGTGGCCGATGCCGCCGCCGCCATGGCCGTGCTCAGCCTGCCGGACCGGCGCGACAGCATGGGCCTGCCGGCACAGGACCTGCCCTGGATCGCCTGCACCGCCCAGCCCGAGGCCAACCTCGGCTGGCTGCGCGGCAAGCGCATCGGCCTGTGGCTGGAAGCCGGCTGCGGGCTGCCGCTGGACCCCGAGGTGCGCGCCGCCACCGAAGACGCGGCCCGCCGCCTGGCCGCCGCCGGGGCCCACATCGAACCCGTGGCGCCGCTGATGACGCCCGCCATGCTGGCCGGCATGGACCGCTTCTGGCGCATGCGCTCGCTGCAGGACGTGCAGGCGCTGTCGCCCGCGCAGCGCGAGGCCCTGCTGCCCTACATCCTCACCTGGGCCGAAAGCGCCCGCGAGCTGACCGGCGCCGAGGTTTACCAGGCCTGGCTGCAGAACCACCTGATGCGCCAGGCCAGCGTGCAGGCCATGGCCGGCCTCGACTTCATCGTCTCGCCCACGGCCCCCATCACCGCCTTTGCGGCCGAGCTGCCCACGCCCACCAACGACCCGCTGCGCGGGCTGGAGCACATCGGCTTCACCCTGCCGTTCAACATGGGCGAACAGCCGGCCGTGTCGGTCAACGCCGGCTACAGCCGCGCGGGCCTGCCCATCGGCCTCCAGATCGCCGGCCAGCGGTTCGACGACCTCGGCGTGCTGCGCCTGGCCCAGGCCTTCGAGCTGCTGCGCGAGCCGCAACGCCCCTGGCCCATGGCCTGA
- a CDS encoding ABC transporter substrate-binding protein yields MKRRSFHLSALAAFAAVLSPLPALAQRGGKTSVTLGMTLEPTGMDPTVAAASSIGEVTLYNVYETLTKIQPDGSVAPLLAERWEVAPDLRTHTFHLKPGVQFHNGEPLTAATVQFAFERAAHAKSTNKDKAVFTQMQRIQAVDAHTLVIVNREPDPNFLFCLGQATAVIVEPKSADTNASKPVGTGPYLLDNWARGSAVTLKAWPDHRDAARIGIRRAVFRVISDPAAQAAALLSGDVDAFPRLGERSVPQFKANPRFQVLVAGSRAKTILAINNAKAPLNDVRVRRAICAAIDRKAVIAAAAGGFGVPIGSFYVPGAPGYVDTTGINPFDLAKAQALMKQAGVTTPLTLTLTLPPPPYARQGAEVIISQLAKIGIQVKAQAVEWAQWLQGTLKDRHYDLSIISHVEPFDLGNFANPDYYFGYKSEAFNKAYQASRVATDATARHKALAEAQTILAQDAAAGFLYQPQWTTVANKQLKGLWTAMPIFANDLSAMSWA; encoded by the coding sequence ATGAAACGTCGCTCGTTCCACCTGTCTGCCCTGGCCGCATTCGCGGCCGTCCTGTCGCCCCTGCCCGCGCTGGCCCAGCGCGGCGGCAAAACCAGCGTGACGCTGGGCATGACGCTCGAGCCCACCGGCATGGACCCGACCGTGGCGGCCGCTTCCTCGATCGGTGAGGTGACGCTGTACAACGTCTACGAAACGCTGACCAAAATCCAGCCCGACGGCAGCGTGGCCCCCCTGCTGGCCGAGCGCTGGGAGGTGGCGCCCGACCTGCGCACGCACACCTTCCACCTCAAGCCCGGGGTCCAGTTCCACAACGGCGAACCGCTGACGGCGGCCACCGTCCAGTTCGCGTTCGAGCGGGCCGCCCACGCCAAGAGCACCAACAAGGACAAGGCCGTTTTCACGCAGATGCAGCGCATCCAGGCGGTGGACGCGCACACGCTGGTCATCGTCAACCGCGAGCCCGACCCCAACTTCCTCTTCTGCCTGGGCCAGGCCACGGCCGTGATCGTCGAGCCCAAGAGCGCCGACACCAACGCCAGCAAGCCCGTGGGCACGGGGCCGTACCTGCTCGACAACTGGGCCCGCGGCTCGGCCGTCACCCTGAAGGCCTGGCCCGACCACCGCGATGCGGCGCGCATCGGCATCCGGCGCGCGGTGTTCCGCGTCATCAGCGACCCGGCGGCGCAGGCGGCGGCTCTGCTGTCGGGCGATGTCGACGCCTTCCCGCGGCTGGGCGAGCGCAGCGTGCCGCAGTTCAAGGCCAACCCGCGCTTTCAGGTGCTGGTGGCCGGCTCGCGCGCCAAGACCATCCTGGCCATCAACAACGCCAAGGCGCCGCTGAACGACGTGCGGGTGCGCCGGGCGATCTGCGCCGCCATCGACCGCAAGGCCGTGATCGCCGCCGCCGCCGGGGGTTTTGGCGTGCCCATCGGCAGCTTCTACGTGCCCGGCGCACCGGGCTACGTGGACACCACGGGCATCAACCCCTTCGACCTGGCCAAGGCCCAGGCGCTGATGAAGCAGGCCGGCGTGACCACGCCGCTGACGCTGACCTTGACGCTGCCGCCACCGCCGTATGCGCGCCAGGGGGCAGAGGTCATCATCTCGCAGCTGGCCAAGATCGGCATTCAGGTGAAGGCGCAAGCCGTGGAGTGGGCGCAGTGGCTGCAGGGCACGCTCAAGGACCGGCACTACGACCTGTCCATCATCTCGCACGTCGAGCCGTTTGACCTGGGCAACTTCGCCAACCCCGATTACTACTTCGGCTACAAGTCCGAGGCCTTCAACAAGGCCTACCAGGCCTCGCGCGTGGCCACCGACGCGACCGCGCGCCACAAGGCCCTGGCCGAGGCGCAGACCATCCTGGCCCAGGACGCGGCCGCCGGCTTCCTCTACCAGCCGCAATGGACCACGGTGGCCAACAAGCAGCTCAAAGGCCTGTGGACCGCCATGCCCATCTTCGCCAACGACCTGTCGGCCATGAGCTGGGCCTGA
- a CDS encoding YnfA family protein produces MSAWHTVGLYALTALAEILGCYLPWLWLRQDKSAWLLLPAALALAAFVWLLTLHPAASGRVYAAYGGVYVCMALIWLWVVDGVRPTVWDGVGGAVALAGMAIIAFAPRGA; encoded by the coding sequence ATGAGCGCCTGGCACACCGTGGGCCTGTACGCCCTGACCGCCCTGGCCGAAATCCTGGGCTGCTACTTGCCCTGGCTGTGGCTGCGGCAGGACAAATCGGCCTGGCTGCTGCTGCCTGCTGCGCTGGCGCTGGCGGCCTTCGTCTGGCTGCTGACGCTGCACCCGGCGGCCTCGGGCCGCGTCTATGCGGCCTATGGCGGGGTCTACGTCTGCATGGCGCTGATCTGGCTGTGGGTGGTGGATGGCGTGCGCCCCACGGTGTGGGACGGCGTCGGCGGCGCCGTCGCGCTGGCGGGCATGGCCATCATCGCGTTCGCGCCGCGCGGCGCCTGA
- a CDS encoding DUF4124 domain-containing protein — protein sequence MRTHHVLALHTSLCLAALLPLASLAQSTPPASAASGAAPSAAPAATGVYKWKDASGRWHYGDQPPSPKADPMKLRVHTPTEAETQAARARLEAMQADSAAKAAQQAGAGAPPSGRAPAGSGPLPGESACEAKWREYNESYACFDPYRVVGGGIKAEAFQKCKVVKQPEPCP from the coding sequence ATGCGCACACACCACGTTCTCGCCCTGCACACCAGCCTGTGCCTGGCGGCCCTGCTGCCGCTCGCCAGCCTGGCCCAGTCCACACCGCCCGCGTCTGCCGCCTCGGGCGCGGCACCGTCTGCCGCACCGGCAGCCACCGGCGTCTACAAATGGAAAGACGCCAGCGGCCGCTGGCACTATGGCGACCAGCCCCCCTCGCCCAAGGCCGACCCCATGAAGCTGCGTGTGCACACGCCCACCGAGGCCGAGACCCAGGCGGCACGGGCGCGGCTGGAGGCCATGCAAGCCGACTCGGCGGCCAAGGCGGCACAACAGGCTGGCGCGGGCGCCCCACCCAGCGGCCGGGCGCCCGCAGGCAGTGGCCCGCTGCCCGGCGAGTCGGCCTGCGAAGCCAAATGGCGCGAGTACAACGAGAGCTACGCCTGTTTCGATCCCTACCGGGTGGTCGGCGGCGGCATCAAGGCCGAGGCCTTCCAGAAGTGCAAGGTCGTCAAGCAACCCGAACCCTGCCCATGA
- a CDS encoding Rid family hydrolase codes for MPTPSAPAVLPDFTLSPALAPLDGRHLLGVLQYEAADLGTRQSAWRARQAADLLTAPAIDVPFKGHAGIRTAQDWLAQAPTSAPGPRLPAPDWREAGLQLRCHSPTPVQAGHFGAIRYRESGALLFGALHIPLPASGACAAAVRAAYADLFRLLTASGKPHLVRIWNYVPRVTAINDQGMEVYRDFNLGRSQAFDASGYDTRHMPAATGIGCEGDHIAVAFLASTEAGLNFENPRQISAYRYPAVHGPRPPSFARATAWPHGRPQWLFISGTASIIGHQTVHIDQVMAQTREALNNVRLLLAARGASLHDVDLLTLYVRHARDVAAVAAHVAAALAPQTRMLVTQADICRNDLLVEMEALARVA; via the coding sequence ATGCCCACGCCTTCTGCCCCCGCCGTCCTGCCCGACTTCACGCTGAGCCCCGCGCTCGCGCCCCTCGATGGGCGCCACCTGCTGGGCGTGCTGCAGTACGAGGCCGCGGACCTCGGCACCCGCCAATCGGCCTGGCGCGCGCGACAAGCCGCCGACCTGCTGACGGCGCCCGCGATCGACGTGCCCTTCAAAGGCCACGCCGGCATCCGCACGGCACAGGACTGGCTGGCGCAGGCCCCGACGTCTGCCCCCGGGCCGCGCCTGCCCGCACCCGATTGGCGCGAAGCCGGTCTGCAGCTGCGCTGCCACAGCCCCACGCCGGTGCAGGCCGGCCACTTCGGGGCCATCCGCTACCGCGAGTCGGGCGCGCTGCTGTTCGGCGCCCTGCACATTCCGCTGCCCGCGTCGGGGGCCTGCGCGGCCGCCGTGCGCGCAGCCTATGCCGACCTGTTCCGCCTGCTGACCGCCAGCGGCAAGCCCCACCTGGTGCGCATCTGGAACTACGTGCCGCGGGTGACGGCGATCAACGACCAGGGCATGGAGGTCTACCGCGACTTCAACCTCGGCCGCAGCCAGGCCTTCGACGCCTCGGGTTACGACACGCGCCACATGCCGGCCGCCACGGGCATCGGCTGCGAGGGCGACCACATCGCCGTGGCCTTCCTCGCCAGCACCGAGGCGGGGCTGAACTTCGAGAACCCGCGTCAGATCTCGGCCTACCGCTACCCGGCCGTGCACGGGCCGCGCCCGCCCAGCTTTGCGCGCGCCACGGCCTGGCCCCACGGGCGCCCGCAGTGGCTGTTCATCTCGGGCACGGCCAGCATCATCGGCCACCAGACCGTGCACATCGACCAGGTGATGGCGCAAACGCGCGAGGCCCTGAACAACGTGCGCCTGTTGCTGGCCGCCCGGGGCGCCAGCCTGCACGATGTGGACCTGCTGACGCTCTACGTGCGCCACGCCCGCGACGTGGCCGCCGTGGCCGCCCACGTGGCCGCGGCGCTGGCCCCGCAGACGCGCATGCTGGTCACGCAGGCCGACATCTGCCGCAACGACCTGCTGGTGGAGATGGAAGCCCTGGCGCGGGTGGCCTGA
- a CDS encoding YitT family protein, which translates to MSPPLSTPPGPVAPAAVPAAALSTASPAPAGLSGSPLRHGRFEDAQALFAGSLFVSLTLMLFAQAGLLTGSTAGVAFLLHYATGWPFGAVFFAINLPFYWFAWRRMGPEFTLKTFLSVALLALMADVGPQFIHIEYLNPLYAAIAGGLLMGAGCLFLARHHASLGGATIVSLYLQERYGIRAGKVQMAIDCTVVLLALWIVPLERVAYSVLAAMVMSLFLWLNHRPGRYQGT; encoded by the coding sequence ATGTCCCCACCGCTATCCACCCCGCCCGGGCCTGTGGCGCCCGCCGCCGTGCCGGCCGCTGCGCTGAGCACCGCATCGCCAGCCCCTGCAGGCTTGTCCGGCTCGCCCTTGCGCCACGGCCGCTTTGAAGACGCCCAGGCCCTGTTCGCCGGCTCGCTGTTCGTCTCCCTCACGCTGATGCTGTTCGCGCAAGCGGGCTTGCTCACCGGCAGCACGGCGGGCGTGGCATTTTTGCTGCACTACGCCACGGGCTGGCCGTTCGGGGCGGTGTTCTTCGCCATCAACCTGCCGTTCTACTGGTTCGCCTGGCGCCGCATGGGGCCGGAGTTCACGCTCAAGACCTTTCTGTCGGTGGCCCTGCTGGCGCTGATGGCCGACGTGGGGCCGCAGTTCATCCACATCGAGTACCTGAACCCCTTGTATGCCGCCATCGCCGGCGGTCTGCTGATGGGCGCGGGTTGCCTGTTCCTGGCGCGCCACCACGCCAGCCTGGGTGGCGCGACCATCGTCTCGCTCTACCTGCAAGAGCGCTACGGCATCCGCGCCGGCAAGGTGCAGATGGCCATCGACTGCACCGTGGTGCTGCTGGCGCTGTGGATCGTGCCGCTGGAGCGCGTCGCCTACTCGGTGCTGGCGGCCATGGTGATGAGCCTGTTCCTGTGGCTCAACCACCGGCCCGGGCGCTACCAGGGCACCTGA
- a CDS encoding twin-arginine translocation signal domain-containing protein, whose amino-acid sequence MPFSRFTPTTAHTLLSRRAVLRAATAGAAALGLPSAHEA is encoded by the coding sequence ATGCCCTTTTCCCGATTCACCCCGACCACCGCCCACACCTTGCTGAGCCGCCGCGCGGTGCTGCGTGCGGCCACCGCCGGCGCAGCCGCGCTGGGCTTGCCCTCGGCCCATGAGGCCTGA